The Engraulis encrasicolus isolate BLACKSEA-1 chromosome 4, IST_EnEncr_1.0, whole genome shotgun sequence genome includes a window with the following:
- the slc10a3 gene encoding P3 protein yields MRTLLAFCCLCFVTGGADHTTADRSTANNNEESVTADSNRRYLNIGDGTSHEFEFPENTKGVIVISSKYRSAASRKGRESWRQTVRVRSLDPDVLSILNVTDSGHTGPVRSYIISIRSGLAGLAPLRIQLIDLDQNSNPVLIEERSDYTIRVAPGADDPSTRLIQSGGLSHFSENPVLFALLPLIFINKCAFGCKVEVEVLRGLLKRPVPLLLGVVGQFLVMPLYAYSLSKLASLPKALALGLVITCSAPGGGGGYLYSLLLGGDVTLAISMTLVSTVVAAAAMPLSSALYGHLLGVHAALHVPFVKILGTLLFIAIPISLGMLVKLRMPALTRVLLTLIRPFSFVLIVGGIFMAYQMGASILAHVRGPQIVAVGVTVPLFGLALGLCMARGAGLPLPQRKTVGIEVGVQNSLLALAVMQLSFRREEADFASQAPFIVALSSTSEMLLTVLAHMAYRRLCSSSSSASIAAQTGA; encoded by the coding sequence ATGAGGACGCTATTAGCATTCTGTTGTCTGTGCTTCGTTACTGGAGGAGCGGACCATACAACAGCAGACAGGTCCACGGCAAACAACAACGAGGAGAGCGTGACGGCCGACAGCAACAGAAGGTATCTGAACATTGGAGATGGGACGTCTCATGAATTTGAGTTTCCCGAGAACACGAAAGGCGTGATTGTCATATCAAGTAAGTACCGGAGTGCGGCGAGTAGGAAGGGCCGCGAAAGCTGGCGGCAAACAGTGCGGGTGCGCTCTTTGGACCCAGATGTGCTTTCCATTTTGAACGTTACCGACAGCGGACACACGGGACCTGTGAGGAGTTACATTATCAGCATTCGCTCAGGTCTCGCAGGCCTGGCTCCGTTGCGCATTCAGCTCATAGACCTGGACCAGAACTCCAACCCGGTTCTGATTGAGGAACGGTCGGATTACACCATCAGAGTGGCGCCGGGAGCCGATGACCCCTCCACCCGGCTTATCCAGTCGGGTGGGCTGTCCCATTTCTCAGAGAACCCGGTGCTCTTCGCCCTCTTGCCACTTATATTCATCAACAAGTGTGCTTTCGGTTGcaaggtggaagtggaggtgctCAGGGGGCTGCTGAAGAGGCCTGTGCCACTGCTCTTGGGTGTGGTGGGCCAGTTCCTGGTCATGCCGTTGTATGCCTACAGCCTGTCCAAGCTGGCCTCCCTGCCCAAGGCCCTGGCCCTTGGTCTAGTCATCACCTGCTCGGCTCCGGGCGGTGGTGGAGGCTACCTCTACAGCCTGCTGCTGGGTGGAGATGTGACGCTGGCCATCTCCATGACGCTGGTGTCCACGGTGGTGGCAGCGGCGGCCATGCCTCTGTCCTCTGCGCTGTACGGGCACCTGCTGGGGGTCCACGCCGCCCTGCACGTGCCCTTCGTCAAGATCCTGGGCACCCTGCTCTTTATCGCCATACCCATCTCCCTGGGCATGCTGGTGAAGCTGCGCATGCCGGCGCTGACCCGCGTGCTGCTGACACTCATCCGGCCTTTCAGCTTCGTCCTGATCGTGGGCGGCATCTTCATGGCCTACCAGATGGGCGCCTCCATCCTGGCGCACGTGCGGGGCCCCCAGATCGTGGCGGTGGGGGTGACGGTGCCGCTGTTCGGCCTGGCGCTGGGGCTGTGCATGGCGCGGGGCGCCGGCCTGCCCCTGCCCCAGAGGAAGACGGTGGGCATCGAAGTGGGCGTACAGAACAGCCTGCTGGCCCTGGCGGTCATGCAGCTGTCCTTCCGCAGGGAGGAGGCCGACTTTGCCTCCCAGGCCCCCTTCATCGTGGCCCTCAGCAGCACCTCCGAGATGCTGCTCACCGTCCTGGCACACATGGCCTACCGACGGCTCTGCTCATCCTCCAGCTCTGCCAGCATTGCCGCCCAGACCGGGGCCTGA